One stretch of Corynebacterium callunae DSM 20147 DNA includes these proteins:
- a CDS encoding TlyA family RNA methyltransferase translates to MVARRRLDAELVRRKIARSREHAVEMIRGQRVYVAGILALKPATVVEPEVSIRVEEDTSENWASRGAHKLLGALEAFEPAGLSVKGRRVLDAGASTGGFTDVLLRREASEVVAVDVGYGQLIWRLQNDDRVRVVDRTNIRYMTLEDTGGECDMMVGDLSFISLKLTLPAIAAVLSEGADLLPMVKPQFEVGKERLGNGGVVRSPQLRAEVTQDIAEFAVTLGLSLKQVVASPLPGPSGNVEYFLWLVKDDGKTMPDAAQLHEMITKAVEEGPQ, encoded by the coding sequence ATGGTTGCACGCAGAAGATTGGATGCAGAACTAGTTCGTCGCAAGATCGCGCGTTCTAGGGAACACGCTGTGGAGATGATTCGTGGGCAGCGTGTGTATGTGGCCGGAATTTTGGCTCTGAAGCCAGCCACCGTAGTGGAGCCAGAAGTCTCAATTCGAGTTGAAGAAGATACCAGTGAAAACTGGGCATCCCGTGGCGCACATAAGTTGTTGGGCGCCCTGGAAGCTTTTGAGCCCGCGGGGCTTAGTGTTAAGGGCCGGCGCGTACTTGATGCCGGCGCGTCAACTGGTGGGTTTACGGACGTTTTGCTGCGTCGAGAAGCTTCCGAAGTGGTCGCCGTGGACGTCGGATATGGTCAGCTGATTTGGCGCTTGCAAAACGATGATCGCGTGCGCGTGGTTGACCGCACCAATATTCGCTATATGACGCTGGAGGATACTGGCGGAGAATGCGACATGATGGTCGGCGATCTCTCCTTTATCTCCCTCAAGCTCACGCTGCCGGCAATCGCCGCCGTGCTCAGTGAAGGCGCTGACCTATTGCCTATGGTCAAGCCTCAATTTGAGGTCGGAAAAGAGCGCCTAGGTAATGGTGGAGTTGTGCGCTCACCGCAGCTGCGTGCGGAAGTTACCCAAGATATTGCCGAATTTGCAGTTACGCTAGGCCTTAGCTTGAAGCAGGTTGTAGCATCTCCTTTGCCGGGACCATCTGGAAACGTAGAGTATTTCCTCTGGTTGGTCAAAGATGACGGCAAAACTATGCCAGATGCTGCACAATTGCATGAGATGATTACTAAAGCAGTGGAAGAAGGGCCGCAATAA
- the steA gene encoding putative cytokinetic ring protein SteA codes for MGAMSLFNRNADLPGLQGATRNCTTQGKGFKRLSEGDLAIIDAPDLSRAFAQRLLAARPAAVLNVSRFTTGAVPNFGPQMLLDAGIILVEGFGNEIVDGIKDGKKGRLTEDGQLFNGERLIASGTPVNAASAEKSFTEAQQSLLDHMEAYFGNTIQFIHSEAPLLIDGLGIPDTGNTIEGKKVLVVSPGNNHRSKLKELRNFIREYDPVLIGVDGAADTLVELGYKPALIVGNPTGIGADALRSGAHVILPADPDGHTVGLERIQDLGIGAMTFPSSVSSATDLALLLANYHNPQMIVNVGGPVTLDDVFAGQEDADPAALLTRAKVGTKLVDGSVIADLYNVRSSGSFAWLWALLGILVAVAVIIVIAGTAGGGSFVDNLIDTWNSFALTVQGWFK; via the coding sequence ATGGGGGCTATGAGTCTGTTCAACCGCAATGCCGACCTACCTGGCCTGCAAGGTGCTACCCGCAATTGCACCACTCAAGGCAAGGGGTTTAAGCGTCTTTCTGAGGGCGATCTCGCAATTATCGATGCACCAGATCTCTCCAGGGCTTTTGCCCAGCGCTTGCTCGCTGCCCGCCCCGCAGCAGTACTCAACGTATCCCGGTTTACCACCGGTGCAGTGCCCAATTTTGGGCCCCAAATGCTTCTCGACGCAGGAATCATCCTCGTTGAGGGCTTTGGCAATGAAATCGTTGACGGTATTAAAGACGGTAAAAAAGGTCGCCTCACCGAAGACGGACAACTCTTCAATGGTGAGCGCCTGATCGCTTCCGGAACTCCGGTAAACGCAGCTTCCGCTGAAAAGTCCTTCACCGAAGCCCAGCAATCCTTGCTGGATCATATGGAAGCCTATTTTGGCAACACCATTCAGTTCATTCACTCTGAAGCTCCACTGCTTATTGATGGTTTAGGCATCCCTGACACCGGCAACACCATCGAAGGCAAGAAGGTTCTGGTTGTCAGCCCTGGCAACAACCACCGCAGCAAACTCAAAGAACTCCGCAACTTCATTCGGGAATATGACCCAGTACTTATCGGCGTTGATGGGGCAGCAGACACCCTCGTGGAATTGGGCTACAAACCAGCATTGATCGTGGGCAATCCCACGGGCATCGGCGCAGATGCCTTGCGCAGTGGCGCACATGTCATCTTGCCTGCTGATCCCGATGGCCACACCGTTGGTCTGGAGCGCATTCAAGACCTCGGCATTGGCGCCATGACGTTCCCTTCCTCGGTAAGCTCCGCCACTGATTTGGCCCTCTTGCTGGCTAATTATCACAACCCACAGATGATCGTAAACGTCGGTGGCCCTGTCACCCTCGACGATGTCTTTGCCGGCCAGGAGGACGCGGACCCCGCAGCGCTGCTCACTCGTGCGAAGGTGGGCACCAAGCTTGTCGACGGCTCCGTGATCGCGGATCTTTATAATGTCCGCAGCTCAGGTAGCTTTGCCTGGCTGTGGGCGCTGCTAGGAATTTTGGTAGCAGTTGCAGTCATCATCGTTATCGCTGGTACGGCTGGCGGCGGATCATTTGTAGACAACCTCATCGACACCTGGAATAGCTTCGCGCTAACTGTCCAGGGTTGGTTCAAATAA
- the tyrS gene encoding tyrosine--tRNA ligase has protein sequence MSNIIDELSWRGLINQSTDLDALREETAEPITLYCGFDPTGPSLHAGHLVPLLMLRRFQKAGHNPIVLAGGATGMIGDPRDVGERTMNSADTVADWAQRISGQLSRFVDFEGEHAARLVNNAEWTNEMSVVSFLRDVGKHFSLNTMLARDTVKRRLESDGISYTEFSYMLLQANDYVELNKRFNCTLQVGGGDQWGNIVSGVDLNRRVNGKSVHAITVPLVTDSEGKKFGKSTGGGSLWLDPEMTSPYAWYQYFINAADADVIRYLRWFTFLTQEELAELEVEVAERPGKREAQRRLAREMTNLVHGEEATAAVELAAQALFGRADLSDLDEKTLAASVSETEVAEIQAGEPRTIIDLLVASGLADSKGAAKRAVKEGGAYVNNERISSDDWEPAAEDLLHGSWLVLRKGKKNFAGVKIGG, from the coding sequence ATGAGCAATATTATTGACGAACTCTCCTGGCGTGGCCTGATTAACCAGTCCACCGACCTGGATGCACTACGTGAAGAAACCGCAGAACCAATCACCCTGTACTGCGGTTTTGACCCAACCGGCCCATCTCTGCATGCTGGCCACTTGGTTCCTTTGCTGATGCTGCGCCGTTTCCAAAAGGCTGGCCACAACCCAATCGTGCTGGCTGGTGGCGCAACAGGCATGATCGGCGACCCTCGCGACGTAGGTGAGCGCACCATGAACTCTGCCGATACCGTTGCAGATTGGGCACAGCGCATTTCCGGTCAGCTCAGCCGCTTTGTTGATTTTGAGGGCGAGCACGCTGCACGTTTGGTGAACAACGCCGAGTGGACCAATGAAATGTCCGTAGTTTCCTTCCTCCGTGATGTGGGAAAGCACTTCTCCCTCAACACGATGCTGGCGCGCGATACCGTTAAGCGCCGCTTGGAAAGCGATGGCATTTCCTACACTGAATTCTCCTACATGTTGCTGCAGGCAAATGACTATGTAGAGCTCAATAAGCGTTTTAACTGCACCTTGCAGGTTGGTGGCGGTGATCAATGGGGCAATATCGTCTCCGGTGTTGACCTCAACCGTCGTGTAAACGGCAAGTCCGTACATGCCATTACCGTTCCACTGGTTACTGACTCCGAGGGCAAGAAATTTGGTAAGTCCACCGGTGGCGGAAGCTTGTGGCTCGATCCTGAGATGACAAGCCCATACGCTTGGTACCAGTACTTCATCAATGCTGCCGATGCTGACGTTATCCGTTACCTGCGTTGGTTCACCTTCCTTACTCAAGAAGAATTGGCTGAGTTGGAAGTAGAAGTTGCTGAGCGTCCAGGTAAGCGTGAAGCTCAGCGCCGTTTGGCTCGTGAAATGACAAACTTGGTGCACGGCGAAGAAGCAACTGCTGCTGTTGAGCTGGCAGCTCAGGCACTTTTTGGTCGCGCTGATCTAAGTGATCTGGATGAAAAGACTCTTGCAGCTTCGGTTTCCGAGACCGAAGTGGCAGAAATTCAGGCCGGCGAGCCACGCACCATCATTGACCTATTGGTTGCCAGCGGTTTGGCTGATTCCAAGGGTGCTGCCAAGCGCGCAGTTAAAGAAGGTGGCGCTTACGTAAATAACGAGCGCATTAGCTCCGATGATTGGGAGCCAGCAGCCGAGGATCTACTGCATGGTTCTTGGTTGGTGCTTCGTAAAGGCAAGAAGAACTTTGCCGGCGTGAAGATTGGTGGCTAA
- a CDS encoding copper transporter, which yields MAKKSAKGATAIAGIAFGLAAGVALGTYVLAPNLPENSDPNAPTSADLKAAQLEAEVNAVQADQADSIIDHIVEDVVAGTLTDRPVLIMHTTDAEQSDIDDVSWLLNQAGAIDAGTITLEDSFFSQDGADQLKSIVANTLPAGAQLSETQLDPGTHAGEALGAGLMLNPENGEPLASTAERGLLLNVLRDSGYISYQDGTILPGQVVVFITGNSDGSGDSAFAAETQSMFARALDSKGSGVVVAGRILSASDTGVIGRLRANPDAASKVSTVDSLDRTWGKMATVLSIRDELANRSGAYGSAASAEAASPSLDGATPAPADDSTEADGVEVATP from the coding sequence ATGGCTAAAAAGAGCGCCAAGGGTGCCACCGCAATTGCTGGCATTGCTTTTGGACTAGCGGCCGGTGTGGCATTGGGAACCTATGTTTTGGCTCCTAATCTCCCGGAAAATAGCGATCCAAATGCTCCAACCTCAGCAGACCTTAAAGCTGCACAATTAGAGGCTGAAGTTAATGCAGTGCAGGCCGATCAAGCCGATAGTATTATCGACCACATTGTGGAAGATGTCGTGGCCGGAACACTGACTGACCGTCCAGTCTTGATTATGCACACCACAGATGCCGAACAATCCGATATTGATGATGTCTCCTGGTTGCTCAACCAAGCAGGTGCCATTGATGCCGGTACGATCACCCTGGAAGATTCCTTTTTCTCCCAAGACGGTGCTGACCAACTGAAATCCATCGTGGCAAATACCTTGCCTGCAGGAGCTCAGCTTTCTGAAACTCAGTTAGACCCGGGTACTCACGCCGGTGAAGCACTTGGTGCAGGTTTGATGTTAAATCCTGAAAATGGAGAGCCACTAGCTAGCACCGCTGAGCGAGGCTTATTACTTAACGTACTACGCGATAGTGGATATATTTCTTATCAAGACGGCACTATTTTGCCTGGCCAGGTAGTTGTTTTTATCACCGGAAATAGCGACGGCAGCGGTGATAGTGCCTTTGCCGCAGAAACTCAATCGATGTTCGCGCGCGCCCTAGATTCCAAGGGCTCCGGCGTAGTGGTCGCAGGCCGTATTCTTAGTGCTTCAGACACCGGAGTTATTGGTCGTCTCCGTGCTAATCCAGATGCAGCATCAAAGGTTTCTACAGTGGATTCCCTTGATCGCACCTGGGGCAAGATGGCAACGGTCCTTTCCATACGCGATGAACTTGCTAATCGCTCAGGGGCCTATGGCTCAGCTGCTTCTGCAGAGGCAGCAAGCCCATCTCTTGATGGGGCTACTCCTGCACCAGCCGATGATTCCACCGAGGCTGATGGGGTGGAGGTAGCTACTCCTTAG
- a CDS encoding HAD-IIA family hydrolase, with translation MSLITEYDSLLLDLDGTVYEGGRAISHAVESITNSGLPVMYVTNNASRAPQVVAQQLQDIGLETATADSVMTSAQAAIRMAAQEVPAGSKMLILGTDSFRDLARAAGFEVVASADDQPAAVLHGHNPETGWAQLSEAALAIAKGARYFASNLDSTLPMERGLHVGNGSMVAAVVNATGVSPQSAGKPGPAMFYAAAEILQSTRPLAVGDRLDTDIAGGNAAGMDTFQVLTGVSGFYDLAFASVEKRPTYIGSSLADLFSDPDTLRPGAQGGFEALVDGATVVLSGGESGEPMHALRTVLAAAWAAPQPITEVVAQSPAAHKALEAWW, from the coding sequence ATGAGTCTAATCACGGAGTACGACAGCCTTTTGCTGGATCTTGATGGCACCGTTTATGAAGGTGGACGGGCCATCTCCCACGCAGTGGAATCCATTACAAACTCCGGCCTGCCGGTCATGTATGTCACCAATAATGCATCTCGCGCCCCACAAGTGGTGGCGCAACAATTGCAAGATATTGGACTTGAAACAGCGACCGCCGACTCCGTGATGACCTCCGCACAAGCTGCTATCCGCATGGCAGCCCAAGAGGTGCCCGCTGGCTCCAAGATGTTGATCCTCGGCACTGATTCTTTTAGGGATCTAGCTCGCGCAGCGGGCTTTGAGGTTGTTGCCTCAGCGGACGATCAACCTGCAGCAGTTCTCCATGGCCACAATCCGGAAACTGGATGGGCCCAATTAAGCGAAGCTGCCTTGGCAATTGCCAAAGGCGCACGCTATTTTGCATCAAACTTAGATTCAACCTTGCCCATGGAGCGCGGACTGCACGTGGGTAATGGGTCTATGGTCGCCGCCGTAGTTAATGCCACCGGAGTTAGCCCACAGTCTGCTGGAAAGCCTGGTCCTGCCATGTTTTATGCCGCAGCTGAAATTTTGCAGTCCACCCGCCCTTTGGCCGTAGGTGACCGCCTGGACACTGATATCGCCGGCGGAAACGCAGCGGGTATGGATACTTTCCAAGTGCTAACTGGCGTCAGTGGGTTTTATGATCTCGCATTCGCCTCCGTCGAAAAGCGCCCCACCTATATTGGCAGCTCCCTGGCTGACCTTTTCAGCGACCCCGATACCCTGCGGCCTGGTGCCCAGGGCGGTTTTGAGGCGCTTGTCGACGGCGCCACTGTGGTCCTGAGTGGCGGGGAGTCAGGCGAGCCTATGCACGCGCTGCGCACCGTTTTAGCAGCAGCCTGGGCTGCCCCGCAGCCCATTACTGAGGTTGTTGCGCAATCTCCAGCTGCGCACAAAGCTTTGGAGGCCTGGTGGTAG
- a CDS encoding NAD kinase, producing MSAAKKRSVLLVPHTGRSSNIESAVMAAELLDSSGIEVRVLVNAEDDPIAHHPVLGNFVQVHPTEDAAAGVELVLVLGGDGTFLRAADMAHAVDLPVLGINLGHVGFLAEWESDSLEEAIKRVVECDYRVEDRMTLDLVVRDDNLVEIGRGWALNEVSIENLNRRGVLDATLEVDERPVASFGCDGVLISTPTGSTAYAFSAGGPVLWPELDAILVVPNNAHALFTKPLVVSPKSSVAVESKSDTSPAIAVMDGCRQLSMPPGSRVEVSRGHRPVRWVRLDSSPFTDRLVSKLHLPVVGWRGPHKSADLQDGSSAG from the coding sequence ATGAGCGCAGCCAAAAAACGGTCTGTTCTTTTGGTACCGCACACCGGTCGATCCTCAAATATTGAGTCTGCAGTGATGGCTGCAGAACTTCTTGATAGCTCCGGAATTGAAGTTCGGGTGTTGGTCAATGCTGAAGATGATCCCATTGCACACCACCCCGTATTAGGAAATTTTGTGCAGGTTCATCCCACTGAGGATGCAGCTGCAGGCGTTGAACTAGTGCTGGTGCTGGGCGGTGATGGTACCTTCTTGCGCGCTGCTGATATGGCACACGCAGTGGATTTGCCCGTTTTGGGCATCAACCTTGGACATGTTGGATTCTTGGCGGAGTGGGAATCGGATTCCCTGGAAGAAGCCATCAAACGTGTTGTCGAATGTGACTACCGCGTGGAAGACCGCATGACCTTGGATCTGGTTGTCCGTGATGACAATCTGGTGGAAATTGGCCGTGGCTGGGCGCTAAATGAGGTGAGCATTGAAAACCTCAATAGGCGTGGTGTTTTGGACGCTACCTTGGAAGTAGATGAACGCCCAGTAGCTTCTTTTGGCTGCGATGGTGTCCTTATTTCGACTCCAACGGGCTCGACAGCCTACGCTTTCTCTGCTGGTGGCCCAGTATTGTGGCCAGAACTTGATGCCATTTTGGTAGTGCCCAATAATGCCCATGCGCTCTTTACAAAGCCCCTGGTAGTAAGCCCTAAATCCTCAGTAGCAGTGGAATCTAAATCAGATACCTCACCCGCTATTGCAGTGATGGATGGTTGCCGTCAATTGTCTATGCCACCTGGATCGCGTGTTGAGGTTTCCCGCGGACATCGTCCAGTGCGTTGGGTGCGCCTTGATTCTTCGCCATTTACCGATCGTTTGGTGAGCAAATTGCACCTGCCGGTGGTGGGTTGGCGCGGACCGCATAAATCAGCTGATCTACAAGACGGCAGCTCAGCGGGGTAG
- the recN gene encoding DNA repair protein RecN — MLADIAIENLGVIPAASAEFSSGLTVLTGETGAGKTMVVTGLRLLCGGRADASRVRTGSPQAVVEGRFITEGVPQDIVERATGIVSNAGGAADENGEFLAVRSVNANGRSKAHLGGRAVPAATLNEFSDELLTIHGQNDQLRLLSAERQLDALDRFDPQLAELRKAYGAKYLTWKTLHRDLEKRISSRRELAQEVDRLQFAINEIDEVAPQPGEDKELLLQIRRLQDVDTLREQAASALAAIDGASSLSEAMGGSQGFDDAQESASDQLGQAESALGSSEDPTLKALSAQLGEITTMLSEVSMELGGFLSDLPADPQALDELLTRQQQLKLLTRKYAADIDGVITWQQKAQVRLESIDISTEALDKLKEDLKKAELAMNKAAKKLSTLRAKAAKKLGDTVTEELQGLAMQKARFVVDIRTVAAGPTGMDQVEFQLAANSLAQPRPLASSASGGELSRVMLALEVILSAGTTGTTLVFDEVDAGVGGRAAVEIGRRLARLATANQVIVVTHLPQVAAYADTHLHVAKDVHEKAVTSGVETLSYERRIEELSRMLAGLEDTATGRAHATELLERAQREKQDICASENRELLAASA; from the coding sequence ATGCTCGCAGACATCGCCATTGAAAACCTTGGAGTGATTCCAGCCGCCTCAGCTGAGTTCAGCTCGGGGCTTACCGTGCTCACCGGTGAAACCGGCGCAGGTAAAACCATGGTTGTTACTGGTCTCCGCCTTTTATGCGGTGGACGTGCGGACGCCTCACGGGTGCGTACCGGATCCCCTCAAGCGGTTGTGGAAGGCCGTTTTATTACCGAGGGAGTACCTCAAGACATTGTCGAACGTGCGACCGGAATAGTTTCGAACGCCGGTGGCGCAGCAGATGAAAATGGGGAGTTTTTGGCGGTACGTTCAGTTAACGCCAATGGCCGTTCCAAAGCTCATTTAGGTGGCCGAGCAGTGCCAGCAGCTACCCTTAATGAATTCTCAGATGAACTGTTAACCATCCACGGCCAAAATGATCAATTGCGTTTGCTCTCTGCGGAGCGCCAATTGGACGCACTGGATCGGTTTGATCCCCAATTGGCGGAGCTGCGCAAAGCCTATGGCGCAAAATACCTCACCTGGAAAACGCTGCACCGGGATTTGGAAAAGCGCATTTCCAGCCGCCGAGAATTAGCCCAAGAGGTTGACCGCCTGCAATTTGCCATTAATGAAATTGATGAGGTTGCACCACAACCAGGCGAGGATAAAGAACTGCTCCTGCAGATTCGCCGGCTCCAGGATGTTGATACCTTGCGTGAACAAGCTGCCAGTGCGCTTGCAGCAATTGACGGTGCTAGCTCTTTGAGTGAAGCCATGGGTGGATCTCAAGGCTTTGATGATGCTCAAGAATCTGCCTCCGATCAGTTGGGCCAGGCAGAATCCGCCTTGGGAAGCAGTGAAGATCCCACCCTAAAGGCGCTTTCTGCGCAGTTGGGGGAGATCACCACGATGCTCAGTGAGGTCTCTATGGAACTGGGCGGATTCCTTTCAGACCTGCCTGCAGATCCCCAAGCCTTGGATGAACTATTAACCAGGCAACAGCAACTGAAATTGCTCACCAGAAAATACGCCGCTGATATTGACGGCGTAATCACCTGGCAGCAAAAAGCTCAGGTTCGCCTAGAGAGCATTGATATTTCCACCGAGGCACTGGACAAGCTTAAAGAGGACCTTAAAAAGGCTGAGTTGGCCATGAATAAGGCTGCCAAAAAGCTTTCCACCTTAAGAGCTAAGGCTGCTAAAAAGCTGGGCGATACCGTCACTGAGGAACTGCAGGGTCTTGCCATGCAAAAGGCGCGTTTTGTAGTTGATATTCGCACTGTTGCCGCCGGACCGACCGGAATGGACCAGGTGGAATTTCAGTTGGCAGCTAATTCCTTGGCGCAACCTCGCCCCTTGGCATCCTCTGCCTCCGGTGGTGAGCTTTCCCGCGTGATGCTTGCCCTCGAGGTGATCTTATCGGCAGGAACCACCGGAACCACCCTAGTTTTCGACGAAGTTGATGCCGGTGTCGGTGGCCGGGCAGCTGTAGAAATTGGCCGTCGCCTGGCTCGACTTGCAACTGCCAACCAGGTTATTGTGGTCACGCACTTGCCACAGGTTGCTGCTTACGCGGACACTCACCTGCATGTCGCCAAAGATGTCCATGAAAAGGCAGTGACTTCAGGAGTGGAAACCCTAAGTTATGAGCGCCGAATTGAAGAGCTTTCCCGAATGTTGGCTGGTTTGGAAGATACTGCCACTGGTCGCGCACATGCTACTGAGCTGTTGGAACGTGCACAGCGGGAGAAGCAAGATATTTGCGCGAGTGAAAATAGGGAACTTTTAGCAGCAAGTGCCTAG
- the argH gene encoding argininosuccinate lyase → MEKHGTNEGALWGGRFSGGPSEAMFALSVSTHFDWVLAPYDVLASKAHAKVLHQAQLLSDEDLKTMLEGLDQLGKDVADGSFGPLPSDEDVHGAMERGLIDRVGPEVGGRLRAGRSRNDQVATLFRMWVRDAVRGIALGVSELVDALATQAKAHPAAIMPGKTHFQAAQPVLLAHQLLAHAQPLLRDIERIKDLDKRLAVSPYGSGALAGSSLQLNPEAIAEELGFDSAADNSIDATSSRDFASETAFVLAQIAVDMSRLAEEIIAWCTPEFNYITLSDSWSTGSSIMPQKKNPDVAELTRGKTGRLIGNLAGLMATLKAQPLAYNRDLQEDKEPIVDSVAQLNLLLPAMTGLVSTLTFNTDRMRELAPAGFTLATDLAEWMVRQGVPFREAHEASGACVRIAEGRGVDLVDLSDEEFASVDPRLTPEVREVLTIDGAVASRATRGGTAGVRVAEQLGRVEAASAAGAQWAREGVRR, encoded by the coding sequence GTGGAAAAACACGGAACCAATGAAGGTGCCCTGTGGGGCGGTCGCTTCTCAGGTGGCCCCTCTGAGGCCATGTTTGCACTGAGTGTCTCAACCCATTTTGACTGGGTGCTCGCTCCCTATGACGTGCTTGCCTCCAAGGCCCACGCCAAGGTCCTCCACCAGGCACAGCTGCTTTCCGACGAAGACCTCAAAACCATGCTTGAGGGCTTGGACCAGCTCGGAAAAGATGTCGCTGACGGCTCCTTTGGCCCTTTGCCTTCCGACGAGGATGTGCATGGCGCTATGGAACGTGGCCTCATCGATCGCGTTGGTCCTGAAGTGGGCGGCCGCCTGCGTGCGGGTCGTTCCCGCAATGACCAGGTAGCCACCCTCTTCCGTATGTGGGTGCGCGACGCTGTACGTGGCATCGCACTCGGTGTCAGTGAGCTTGTCGACGCCCTAGCCACTCAGGCAAAGGCGCATCCTGCTGCCATTATGCCTGGTAAAACCCACTTCCAAGCAGCTCAGCCGGTGCTGCTGGCTCATCAGTTGCTGGCTCATGCCCAGCCGCTGCTACGCGATATTGAACGAATCAAGGATCTGGACAAGCGTCTAGCAGTATCTCCATATGGCTCCGGAGCGCTGGCTGGATCTTCTTTGCAGCTCAATCCTGAGGCAATTGCGGAGGAACTCGGCTTTGATTCCGCCGCTGATAACTCTATCGATGCCACCAGCTCCCGTGACTTTGCTTCTGAAACTGCCTTTGTGCTGGCTCAGATCGCTGTCGATATGTCACGCTTGGCTGAAGAAATTATCGCTTGGTGTACCCCAGAATTTAACTACATCACACTGTCTGATTCTTGGTCTACCGGCAGCTCCATCATGCCCCAGAAGAAGAACCCAGACGTGGCAGAGCTGACCCGCGGTAAGACTGGTCGTTTAATCGGTAACCTCGCTGGTTTGATGGCAACCTTGAAGGCTCAGCCTTTGGCTTATAACCGCGACCTGCAGGAAGATAAGGAGCCCATTGTTGATTCGGTGGCGCAGCTTAACCTCTTGCTCCCCGCGATGACAGGCTTGGTTTCCACCCTCACCTTTAATACTGACCGTATGCGTGAGCTGGCACCCGCTGGCTTTACTCTGGCTACCGATTTGGCCGAGTGGATGGTGCGCCAAGGTGTACCTTTCCGCGAAGCTCATGAGGCTTCCGGTGCCTGCGTTCGTATCGCAGAGGGCAGGGGAGTAGACCTGGTTGACCTTAGCGATGAGGAATTTGCCAGTGTTGATCCACGCCTTACCCCTGAGGTGCGCGAGGTACTCACCATCGATGGTGCAGTTGCCTCCCGTGCTACCCGTGGCGGCACCGCCGGTGTCCGCGTAGCGGAGCAGCTCGGCCGAGTAGAAGCCGCAAGCGCGGCTGGTGCGCAATGGGCACGCGAGGGCGTTCGTCGATGA
- a CDS encoding Trm112 family protein: MSLDPKLLEVLACPKDKGPLRYLESEQLLVNERLGLAYRIDAGIPVLLIDEATPWTPAN, encoded by the coding sequence ATGAGTCTTGATCCGAAGCTTCTAGAAGTCCTGGCCTGCCCAAAGGATAAGGGTCCACTGCGATATCTGGAGAGCGAACAGCTCCTGGTGAATGAGCGTCTCGGTTTGGCATATCGCATTGATGCCGGAATTCCCGTTTTGCTTATCGACGAAGCGACCCCGTGGACCCCAGCTAACTAG